A region of the Lycium barbarum isolate Lr01 chromosome 1, ASM1917538v2, whole genome shotgun sequence genome:
CTAGAGCAGCCTCCTTTAGTATCTGTTATCATCATTGTTACATGGGATTAAAACTAGactttctcttcctctctctgTCTTTCATCCTCTGTGTCCCCATTTTCAGGCTAACGTTTCTAGTTCTCGTAACCTGTTGGCAATGGCAGTTGGTATTAAACAAAAGAGCAATGTCGATACTCTTGTTCGAAAGGTATAGCGTTTTATTTGTCTTCATTAGGGAAAAAAATGTAGTTTACTAGTTTTTCTGATGTTCTACCATTTCTGGTGCTAATTTGCTTCACTTCAGTTTCTTTCAGAGAATTTTACTGTCATCTTGTTCCACTACGACGGACATGTTGATGGTTGGTGGGACCTCGAATGGAGTAAAAAAGCAACTCAAATTGTTGCAAACAACCAAACGAAATGGTATGAACAATTGAACATTGCCAATTATTTCCAATTAGCTGAAGCCTGAAGTCTGTAATAGAAATCAGCACTTCTATTATCCCTTGGGGGAATTTTATATAGCTTGTCTTTTAACTTATTATTGCCTTGTCACTCGATGATTCTGTCTAAGGTCTTCTgttaatgcaaaaaaaaaaatcatgtgaaCCTGTATGTCCAGCTAGTATGTTTACGAAATTCCATTTGTGTCGTGTGATTTAATTTTTGAGACAGGTGGTTTGCGAAGCGGTTCTTACATCCTGCTGTTGTTTCAATCTACGATTACATTTTCCTTTGGGATGAAGATTTAGGTGTGAGGAATTTCAACCCTGGAAGGTAAAACCATTACATTAAATTTGTCTTCTTAGATATATGTAAACGACAGATAGACACATTTGATACAAGCTTTTACATTACTCCCGGTGaacttttgtttttttaaatttaatcAACTTTTCACCAGATGGTAATTTCTTTTTCCTATTGGACCGTCTCTTTTATTCAGGTACCTAAAAATTGTGAAATCAGAAGGATTGGAAATTTCGCAGCCAGCCTTGGACCGGAACTCAACTGATATACATCATAGAATCACAATGAGAAGCAAGAGAAAAAGGTTCCACAGGTGAGATGTGATACTCCCAAATCCTCAAATTCAATGGTTTGGAATGTTTTAGACGAATATTAATGCACTTCTTATTTAAGCAGACGAGTGTACGATAGTAGAGGTAGTACAAAATGTTCAGGTGAAAGCGAAGGTCCTCCATGCACTGGGTAAGCTATTAGCCATGCTTATTAGCCATGGGCATTTTTGCATTCTCCTTGACATTAATTAAATTAATGAATGTCTTGTTTTCTAGTGTGGTACACTTGATCTATACATTGCCGAGATTTTTCATGCTATAAATGCGAATCTTTTAACAATTTGGCTTAAAAAAATTTGCTTCGAGTGTCTCTGGAATTTGATGAAATCTTTTGAGATGTTTCACAATCTACCGGAATGAGTAATTATCAACACTCTTTATCTGCAGATTTGTGGAAGGAATGGCTCCAGTTTTTTCAAGATCTGCTTGGCCTTGTGTTTGGCATCTTATACAGGTAGACATGCGGTTTCTGTCGGAGCTGACGTGCCAATTTTCATTTTTCAGGCTTTTGTTATAGCAGTATGAAATAAACAGTTCTTGTCGAGATAAAAAGCAATCTTTGTGTAAACCAACCTAATTTTCCAAGGAGTGTTCTCTGGGAGGTGACTTAACTTTCTTTACTTTCCTTAGAAACTTATGCAACAGTTAAAAATATCAGCGTGAAATTGTGCATTTGCTCATCTTCGTCTGGTCGCATTTCGTGGTCAGTTCGGTCACTCTTGTATTGTTGatgtgtttttatttttatttggagCCTACATGACTGTGCACGATTGTGTTTCACTTACACTTTGACATCTCATGATATGGCACTCTTTGCTTGTCACCTGCTTTCTTTTTCCCTCATTGCTGTAATGAAATTCTGATTGCTGCTTCTTCCTATCAGAATGATCTTGTTCATGGATggggaatggacatgaaatttgGTTATTGTGCACAGGTTAGATCACTTACTTATGGCTGTTGGGTTTTGGTTCACTTTAATTTCACTTACTATTTTATGAGGTCGGCCTGTAATTTTCCTTTAAATGCTTTGTTACTCGGTTTTTTCTGCTAGAAGAGTAAATAGTTTTCATGCCCATTTAGAAGCTTCGACGTCAATTGCATAGTATATGGTTTTCCTTATAAAATAAAGCCTCCATCCTCCAAAAAAATGCGCATGTTTGTTTTACGTTTAGCTTATGAAATGTCTGCTTTTACCGATGAGATCATAGTTTTTGGTTATGTTTGTTCGGACCCTCCAAAAATGTCGACCTAATACATGTCAGATCTTCCAAAAATATATCGCTTTTGGACGATCAGACACATACCGGGCAGGATATATATAGAGTTCGAGCAACATAGGTTTTTGGTTCGTGGCATCCCGCAACAAGTTGGGTCTGTACTTGATTTGTGAGGGATATCATTTCAGAACTGCGAACTAATCCTTAAGTCCTTAACTGCCAAACATCATTGTGATGCCATAAGACTCGAGCATTGCATGATATATATTGTCTCTACTTCTCTAGTTGCTTTGAATTCATTTAAGCTAATGTTATAGAATAGA
Encoded here:
- the LOC132631589 gene encoding uncharacterized protein LOC132631589, with the translated sequence MKASVMTVASMKKKNVFVDAVTCGVKVKQLPFMGIVCTVMLFIVYRTTNYQYEQTEMDSKLDPFYSSKDSDVDITRLNSLPRGIIQAQTDLELKPLWSTSSSKSEANVSSSRNLLAMAVGIKQKSNVDTLVRKFLSENFTVILFHYDGHVDGWWDLEWSKKATQIVANNQTKWWFAKRFLHPAVVSIYDYIFLWDEDLGVRNFNPGRYLKIVKSEGLEISQPALDRNSTDIHHRITMRSKRKRFHRRVYDSRGSTKCSGESEGPPCTGFVEGMAPVFSRSAWPCVWHLIQNDLVHGWGMDMKFGYCAQGDRTKKVGVVDSEYIVHQGIQTLGGPSLKKRSNLEESTKKHVVDVRSEIRRQSTYELQIFKDRWKRAIEEDKNWVDPVEEINRRRRQRRKQIRKLKV